A window from Solanum stenotomum isolate F172 chromosome 7, ASM1918654v1, whole genome shotgun sequence encodes these proteins:
- the LOC125870090 gene encoding transcriptional regulator TAC1-like, giving the protein MASEKINNYSDSSSEDTTIDRESEKFNDGIGRSYECNFCKRGFTNAQALGGHMNIHRKDKLKAKQNNQESSTKLLSKEANYVFDNSRYNNNYAPISSHDELQHHHYSNSYQFHFQLPQNPSYNQLVYNHHHDGSGTRHDNYYDGNNLSLRIGPTLIDDDDEEGGGGKKDVDESELDLELRLGYSNH; this is encoded by the coding sequence ATGGCATCCGAAAAGATCAACAACTATTCCGATAGCTCAAGTGAAGACACGACGATCGATCGCGAATCGGAGAAATTCAACGATGGTATAGGACGTTCTTATGAGtgtaatttttgcaaaagaggATTTACAAATGCTCAAGCTTTAGGAGGTCACATGAATATTCATAGAAAAGACAAGTTGAAAGCCAAgcaaaataatcaagaatctTCAACAAAATTATTATCCAAAGAAGCTAATTATGTCTTTGATAATTCAAGGTATAATAATAACTATGCACCTATTTCAAGTCATGATGAATTACAACATCATCACTATTCTAATAGTTATCAATTTCATTTCCAATTACCTCAAAACCCTAGTTATAACCAACTTGTTTATAATCATCACCACGATGGATCGGGTACGAGGCATGACAATTATTATGATGGTAATAACCTTAGTTTGAGAATTGGACCTACACTTATtgacgatgatgatgaagaaggaggaggagggaAGAAAGATGTGGATGAAAGTGAACTCGATTTGGAGCTTCGTCTTGGTTATAGtaatcattaa